The region CACTGGTCCAGGAACTCTTCGTCGCCGAGGGGCCGGTGGACCGGCCCGTGCGCATCGCCTCCCTGGTCGCCTTCCAGGGCGACCGCCGCACGCTCACCGAACGCGACCTGCCCCGGATCGCCTCCGCACTCGTCAACGCGGAACAACAACAGGGACAGGGTCAGCAACACCCCGCGCCCGAGCAAGCGCAAACGCCAGCGCAAGCGCGCCCCGAACTCACCGACGCCCTCGCCCGCACCCTCCACGCCCTCGGCACCGTCGACCTGGACGACCTGCGGGCCGTCCGCCTCGGCCCCGAAGCCTTCGCCCGCCACCTCGCCATCGCCGCCCCCGACGCCGACGAAGGGCTGGACGCGGACGACGCCCGGACGCACGCCTCGCTGCGGGAGGCCGTCTGCGCGCACATCCTGCGCTTCCTCGTCCGGCGCTCCCCCTTCGTCACGGCCGCCGAGGACGCCGCGTTCGAGGAGCGCTACGCCCGGGACATCGTGGCCGCCCACGACCATCTGACGATCTACGGCATCGATCTGGCCCACTCCCCCGACAGTTGGCCGCTGGACGCCGCCTATCTCAGCCTGGAGACCGAGGCCGACGGCGGAGGCCCGAGCGCCCCCGCCGAACAGGCCCTCGCCGGACGCGAACGGGTGCTGCTGTGGGGCGTGGCGGGGTCGGGCAAGACCACGCTGGTGCAGCGGCTCGCGGTGTCCGTGGCGCGCGGTGATCTCCCGACCCCGCTGGCGGGGCTGCGCGGGCGGGTCCCCTTCGTGCTCCCCGTGCGCCGGTTCCGCCGCGACGGCTTCCCGGAGCCGGACGGCTTCCTGTCCGCCGTCCGCCATCCGCACACCGCCGCCCAGCCGCCGGGGTGGGCCGAGCGGGTGCTGTCCCACGGGCGCGGGCTGCTGCTCGTGGACGGGGTGGACGAGGCCCCGGAGGACGAGCGTGAGCGGCTCCGCGAAGCACTGCGCGAGCTTCCGGCGCGCTATCCGGGAAATGTCTGGCTGGTCACCTCGCGCCCCTCGGCCGTACGGGAGAACTGGCTGGCCTCGGAGCTGGCCTCGGAGCGCTTCACCGAGCTGAAACTCTCCCCGCTCAGCCGCGAGGGGGTCACCGCGTTCATCCGGCGCTGGCATGCGGCCGCCCGCCAGGACATCACCGACCGTGCCGATCTGGACCGGCTGAGTGGTGACGAGGAAACGCTGCTGGACGCCGTAAGGATTACCCGGGACCTCGGCCGGCTGGCCACCAATCCACTGATGTGCGGTCTGCTGTGCGCGCTGCACCGGGACCGCCGCGGCTATCTGCCGCGCGGCCGGAAAGCCCTCTATGACGCGGCACTTTCCATGCTGCTGGAACGGCGCGACCGCGAGCGCGCCATGCTGCCGCCGGAGGGAATCGACCTCCCCCAGGAACCGAAGATCCAGCTTCTGCAGAAGCTGGCGCACTGGATGCTCGTCAACGGCCGGTCCGAAATGGACCGGGCCACCGCCGTCGAGACGCTCGGCCGGCACCTCCCGGCCATTCCGCACGCGGCGCGGCAGGGCGGGCCGGAGGAGATCTACCGACATCTGCTCAACCGGACCGGTCTATTGCGCGAGCCCACACCCGGTTCGGTCGATTTCGTGCACCGAACGTTCCAGGACTATCTCAGCGCGAGAGCGGTCGTCGAACGGCACGATTTTGACTTCCTGATCGACCACGCACACCTGGACGACTGGGAAGAAGTGATCAGAATGTCGGTCGCTCTCGCCCGCCCCGATGAATGCGGCTACCTCCTGGAGGGGCTGCTGGCGGCCCGTAAAGACGCCCGGCCGGTCCATGCCCGCCATCGCAAACTCCTGGCGGCCGCATGTCTGGAACACGCGACGGAGCTGGACCCCGAGGTGCGTTCCCGGGTGCATCGCTATACCCGCGATCTGGTACGCCCGACCTCGCTGGAAGCGGCCCGCGCGCTGGGCTGGATCGGGCCTATCGTGCTGGAAATGCTGCCCGATCCCAGCGGCGTATCCGATGAGGAAGCCCACCGGCTGGCCGTCACCGCCACCTCGATAGCCGACGACCGCGCCATCGACTATCTGGTCCGGCTGCGGGACCGCGGCTCCTGGGCGGTACGGGCGCAGCTCGCGGGCGCGTGGCGGCGATATGACACCGATCGTTACGCCGAGGAAATCATCGGCCATCTCGATGAGCGGGAACTCGACTTTCCGGTGTCGGACCTGGAGGAACTGCGGGCCCTGCGCCGGCTCGGCGGCCGCCCCTGCGTCCAGATAGCCGGTGCGCTCGCCCCGGACCAGTTGGCCGAGGGCCTGGTGGCGGAGCGGCTGACCGAGCTGTGGCTCGCCTACGACCTGGGCGCGGACCTGGACCTGAGCTGGCTGGCCGCCTTCCCCCGGCTGCACACCCTGCGGCTGAGCCACCGCAACACGGGGGTGACGGGGGTCCCGGAAGGCGTCCAGGTGATCGTGGCGGGCGCGTAAGGGGAGACCCCTGGAGGGGCGGCCCCCCGGAGGGCGGACCCCGGAGAAGCAGGCGCCCTACGGCCCCCGGAGGTGCGGAACCCCGGAGGTGCCGACCCCCGGAGAAGCAGGCCCCCGACGGCCTCGGAGGGGCGGACCCCGGAGGGCGGACCCGCGCCAGCCCCCGGAGAGGCGGACCCCCTGAGGGTGGCAGCCAGCCGCCAGAGCGGCCCCTGCCTCCCGTTCGCCCCCGCGACAGACCGGAAGTCCAGGGAAACCCCCAGGGCCCGGAGAGCCCCGCCAGAGCCCGCAGAGCCCCGCCAGGGCCCCTCAGGGGCCGCGCCTACGCGAAAGGGCACTGCTCCGCCCGCACAACGCACAGAAAAAGGGGGCCGCCCCGGACCGAAACGGTCCGGGGCGGCCCCGTGGCGATGGACGACGCCGCGTTGCCGCGGCTCCGCGTCACGCCTCCTTGCTGAGGTTCGGGCCCGCGCCACCGGCGGCGGACTCGATCGGCGGGGTGTCCGGCAGCGCCGACTTCTCCTCGCCGCGGAAGGTGAACTTCTTCTCCTCACCCTCGCCCTCGGTGTCCACGACCACGATGTGGCCCGAACGCAGCTCGCCGAAGAGGATCTTCTCCGAGAGCACGTCCTCGATCTCGCGCTGGATCGTCCGGCGCAGCGGCCGGGCGCCCAGCACGGGGTCGTAGCCCCGCTTGGCGAGCAGCTTCTTGGCCTCGCCACTGAGCTCGATGCCCATGTCGCGGTCCTTGAGCCGCTCGTCCACCTTGGTGGTCATGAGGTCGACGATCTGGATGATGTCTTCCTCGGTGAGCTGGTGGAAGACGACCGTGTCGTCGACACGGTTGAGGAACTCGGGCCGGAAGTGCTGCTTGAGCTCCTCGTTGACCTTGTTCTTCATCCGCTCGTAGCCGGTCTTCACATCGCCCTGGGCCGCGAAGCCCAGGTTGAAGCCCTTGGAGATGTCCCGGGTGCCGAGGTTGGTGGTCATGATGATCACCGTGTTCTTGAAGTCCACGACCCGGCCCTGGGAGTCGGTCAGCCGACCGTCCTCCAGGATCTGCAGCAGCGAGTTGAAGATGTCCGGGTGGGCCTTCTCGACCTCGTCGAAGAGGACCACGGAGAACGGCTTGCGGCGCACCTTCTCGGTGAGCTGGCCGCCCTCCTCATAGCCCACGTATCCGGGCGGGGAGCCGAAGAGCCGCGAGACGGTGTGCTTCTCGCTGAACTCCGACATGTCGAGCGAGATCATCGCGTCCTCGTCGCCGAAGAGGAATTCGGCGAGAGTCTTGCTGAGCTCGGTCTTACCGACACCGGACGGGCCCGCGAAGATGAACGAGCCACCGGGGCGCTTGGGGTCCTTGAGGCCCGCACGCGTGCGCCGGATGGCCTGGGAGAGCGCCTTGATGGCGTCCTTCTGGCCGATGACGCGCTTGTGCAGCTCGTCCTCCATGCGCAGCAGCCGGGAGGACTCCTCCTCGGTCAGCTTGAAGACCGGGATGCCGGTGGCCGTGGCCAGGACCTCGGCGATCAGCTCCTCGTCGACCTCGGCGACGACGTCCATGTCGCCGGCCTTCCACTCCTTCTCCCGCTTCGCCTTGGCGGCCAGGAGCTGCTTCTCCTTGTCGCGCAGGCCCGCGGCCATCTCGAAGTCCTGCGAATCGATCGCGGACTCCTTCTCCCGGCGCACATCGGCGATCTTCTCGTCGAATTCGCGCAGGTCCGGCGGTGCGGTCATCCGGCGGATCCGCATCCGGGAACCGGCCTCGTCGATCAGGTCGATCGCCTTGTCCGGCAGGAAGCGGTCCGAGATGTAGCGGTCGGCCAGGGTGGCGGCCGCGACCAGGGCCGAGTCCGTGATCGAGACGCGGTGGTGCGCCTCGTAGCGGTCCCGCAGGCCCTTGAGGATCTCGATGGTGTGGGGCAGCGACGGCTCGGCGACCTGGATGGGCTGGAAGCGGCGCTCCAGGGCCGCGTCCTTCTCCAGGTACTTGCGGTACTCGTCGAGCGTGGTCGCGCCGATGGTCTGCAGCTCGCCCCGCGCCAGCATCGGCTTGAGGATGCTGGCGGCATCGATCGCGCCCTCGGCGGCGCCCGCACCCACCAGGGTGTGGAGCTCGTCGATGAACAGGATGATGTCGCCGCGGGTGCGGATCTCCTTGAGCACCTTCTTCAGGCGCTCCTCGAAATCACCGCGGTAGCGGGAGCCGGCGACCAGGGCGCCCAGGTCCAGGGTGTAGAGGTGCTTGTCCTTGAGGGTCTCGGGCACCTCGCCCTTGACGATCGCCTGGGCCAGTCCCTCGACGACCGCCGTCTTGCCGACGCCGGGCTCGCCGATGAGGACCGGGTTGTTCTTGGTGCGGCGCGAAAGCACCTGCATGACCCGCTCGATCTCCTTCTCGCGCCCGATGACCGGGTCGAGCTTGGATTCGCGGGCGGCCTGCGTGAGATTGCGGCCGAACTGGTCCAGGACGAGCGAGGTGGAGGGAGTGCCCTCCGCCGGGCCGCCGGCGGTGGCGGCCTCCTTGCCCTGGTAGCCGGAGAGCAGCTGGATGACCTGCTGCCGCACCCGGTTCAGATCGGCACCCAGCTTCACGAGGACCTGGGCGGCGACGCCCTCGCCCTCGCGGATCAGGCCGAGCAGGATGTGCTCCGTACCGATGTAGTTGTGGCCGAGCTGAAGGGCCTCGCGGAGCGACAGCTCCAGGACCTTCTTGGCACGGGGGGTGAAGGGGATGTGCCCGGACGGGGCCTGCTGGCCCTGCCCGATGATCTCCTCCACCTGCTGGCGGACCGCCTCGAGCGAAATCCCGAGGCTCTCCAGGGCCTTAGCGGCGACACCCTCACCCTCGTGGATCAGGCCCAGGAGGATGTGTTCGGTGCCGATGTAGTTGTGGTTGAGCATCCGGGCTTCTTCCTGAGCCAGGACGACAACCCGCCGCGCGCGGTCGGTGAACCTCTCGAACATCGTTAATCGCTCCTCAGAGCGGTCAGAAAGATCGGGGACGATCCCCTCCCTGTCCTTCCGCATGCTAGTCCCGCAACCCGGGACAGCTCATTCCAACTGCCGACAACCGTCCGGATCACCCCCGCTCGCGCGGGGGTAACAGCCACTGGCTTCCTGCCCGAACAGCCGACAACTGCCTTAACCCGATGGTGCGAGACGATGTTCCCGCAGGCCAGGCATCTACGCCCACCGCCAGTACGCCGATGGCGAACGCCGCTTCCTCCCGACACGCGGACCGCCCCTCCCCACTAGGGATGTCTTACCCGCAAGCACAGATGGTCCATGCCGTAGGGGCCGGTTCCCTCCGCTACGGGCGAACAACCTTGCGCCCGTTCACCGGCCCTGCACGGCTCCTTACGGGCACAGTGCGCGCACGGGCCCGCACGGTAGGTCATCCGGGGCGTAACCAAGCGGGACGGCGGAGAGTTCTGCCGGGCATGATCCACAGGGCCCACGGCGCGAGGCCGGCCGCACCGACGCCGGCCCCCTCTTCACGCTGGTACGAGCGGGAGCTGGGCTGGCCGACGGCCGGCAGCGATCCCGTCGAATTGCTCACGGGGGTGGCCTTCGACGTCATCGAACTGCCGGCCGTGGCCGGATGGGCGATGCTGCGGCGCGTACCGCGGACCGGTCCGGTCGCGGTGGAGGGCGCCTGGATGCGACTCCTGGTGGCCCCTGGCAGCGCCGACGAGCTTCCGGGGCTGCTCGACTGGCTGGAGTGGGGCGGTGTGGCCCTGGACCTGGGCGCGATCGGCGCCGGAGGCCGGATCACCGCGCCATGCCCCTCCCGCTCCTGGCCGCCGCCCCTGGCCGCCGGGGCGTCCGGAGCCGGGGCGTCCGGAGCCGGGGCGTCCGGAGAGCGATGCCCGCAGGAGGCCGCCGTATGGCTGCGACCTCCCGACCCGAGGGGCGAGGTGGAGCCAACGCTGCCGAGGACAGGCTTCGGGGGCGATGGGGGCGCCCCCGATCTCGTACGGCTCGTGAGCGCGGCGGCTACCGAATGCCTCCGCACCCGATTGGTGCGCGCCCGGCCGCTGCCGAGGCAGCGGCGAGCCGGGAAAGGCTGACGCGCTCAGCCGTTGGCCTTCTCGTACGCCTCACGAACGGTCGCCGGAACACGGCCGCGGTCGTTGACCTCGTAGCCGTTCTCCTTCGCCCAGGCGCGGATCTTCGCGGTGTCCTGGCCGCCGGCCGACGCCGCGCGCGCCTTGCCCCGGCCGCCGGCGGCCCGGCCACCGGTGCGCCGGCCGCCCTTGGTGTAGGGCTCCAGGGCGTCACGGAGCTTGTCCGCGTTGTTGGTGGTGAGGTCGATCTCGTAGCTCTTGCCGTCAAGGGAGAACGTCACGGTCTCGTCCGCCTCGCCGCCGTCGAGGTCGTCGACAAGAAGGACCTGAACCTTCTGTGCCATGGGGTTCCTTTCAGGGAAAACGGGGGGTTCGGGGGTGCGGCGTTAGCCGCTGATGACTCACCCCCAGGTAATTACACTACGAGAGAATAGGAAACCGCCTTTCCCGGAAAAACACAAACCCCCCGGGAAGGTTCGACCGATCCACCAAGCGGGAAGCCTCGTGGAAGGTCATGTTCCGGAGCTATGTGATAGGGGCGCGATTCGGACATAGGGCCCGCGATCACAGTTGCAGAAGCATCCGGCTGTTGCCAAGGGTGTTCGGCTTCACCCGTTCGAGACCAAGGAACTCGGCGACGCCCTCGTCATAGGAACGCAGCAGCTCGCTGTACACATCGCCGTCGACCGGCGTCTCGCCGATCTCCACGAAGCCGTGCCTGGTGAAGAAGTCGACTTCGAAGGTGAGGCAGAAAATGCGCCGCACCCCCAGCCAGCGCGCCGTCTGCAACAGCTTGTCGAGCACCAGGTGGCCTACGCCGGTGCCCTTGAGAGTCCGATCGACGGCGAGAGTGCGGACCTCCGCGAGGTCTTCCCACATGACGTGCAGCGCTCCACAGCCAATGACCTCAGCGTCCTCGTCGCGCTCGGCGACCCAGAACTCCTGGATGTCCTCGTAAAGCGTCACGGTGGCTTTGTCGAGCAGGATGCGATCGTCCACGTACGAGTCGATGAGGCGGCGCACCGCCCGTACATCGCCGGTCCGGGCACGGCGGACGGTGACTACTTTTGATAGTGGGGAGGACATGACCGGACGCTATCGCCCTGGGTCATCGCCCCGACTCACCGGGGCTCTCCCCGGTCTCCCCCAGTTGTGCGACGCGCATGGCATCCCGTAGTTGGTCACGCTGCTCTTCGGACATCATCCCGAAGAACGCGACGAGAGCGGCCGCGGGGTTGTCACTGGTCGACCACGCTTCGTTCATCAGTGCGGCCGAGTAGGCGGCGCGCGTAGAGACCGCGGCATATCGATAGGCGCGGCCTTCGACCTCCCGGCGCAGCCAGCCCTTGTGATGGAGGTTGTCCATTACGGTCATGACGGTGGTGTAGGCGATCGAGCGTTCCCGCTGAAGGTCTTCCAGCACTTCGCGGACCGTGACCGGGCGGTTCCACTTCCACACCCGCGTCATGACCGCGTCTTCGAGATCTCCCAATGGCCTAGGCACACCGAGAATAATAGTGGGAGATGTCCCGAATGTCGGGAGGTCTGCGCGGGAAAAGCCACACGCCCCGGAACGCGATGCGTCCCGGGGCGTGGTCCGGCGTGCTGCCGCCGTGGGGTGCGGGGGTGGCGGCGCCCGATGGGCCCGATCGATCCGATCAGGCCGTCTCGCGCTCCGGGGCCGGGCCCTCGGCCTCGGTGCGGGCCGCCAGCGCCGCGTCCACCGCGGCGTCCTCCTTGGACTTGTTGGCGCCGCCCTGGCTCTTCACCATCGTCACGATGAGCGCGGTGAAGGCCACGGCCATCACGACGGGCGGGATCAGCGCGGAGACATAATCCATGGCTCTCGGCCTCCTTTTGCTCGAGACCACCAGATTACGCGGCGCGCCGCGGCCCTCCGGAGCCGGGCACCGGTCCCGGGCGCGGCGGCCCGGGGGCCGGGCGAGGGCAGGGGCGGGGCCCAGGCCCGGGTTCAGGCCGAACGGGCCCCGGCGCCGAGCCGCGACTCCTGCTCCGGCGGCGGCGAGGGGCGGCGCTTGGGCGGGAAGACCTCCGCCGGCGTGGGCACCGGACGCCCCGGGCGCGGCGCCCGGCGGCCCGGTTCCCGTCGGTTCGGCTCCTCGCGGTCGCCGTGCTCCGGCGCCGCGGGCTTCTTGCGCGGCTGCGGCTTGGGCTCGTCGGCCTTCTGGAGCGCCTCCAGCACGATCTCCGACCCCTTCCGTACCGTCCCCTGCGCGGCCGCCCTGGGCGCCGTCGAGACCCCGCCCGGCAGGGCGCGCAGCCGGGGCCCCACGGGGCTTGTGCGCGGCTGTACGACGGCGCCGGCGCGCTCCGCGAGCCGGGCGCGCACGCCCCGCTCGGCAAGGCGCTCGCAGTGGCTCAGCAGCGCGCGTCGGCGCGTCGCCTCACCACCCCCGGCGGCCGACCCGCACAGCGCGCGGAGCGCGGCCAGATCCTCGGCCAGCGGCTCGTAACCGGCCGCGAGGGCGCCCTGGAGCTGCTCGAGATAGCCGACGGCGGCGCCGGGCAGGGCGGCGCGGTAGCGGGCGAGCTCGTCGAGCAGGAACGCTCGCAGCCGCCCGCCCTCGCGGACCGCTTCGTCCACGGCCTCGGCGAGCCGGAGACAGTCCTGGACCTCCTCCGCCCGGTCCGGGCCGAGGGGGCCGGCAGAGGGAGTGACGGGGTCGGGTCGGAGGGCGATGGCGAGGGCGCGTCGGAGCACACGCAGCTCATCCGCACTGAACGCCATTCCGCCGCGGGATCCATATGGCGTGGGCATGGGGCGACTTTAAGTGCTAAGCGGACAAATTTCGCTCAGCGCCGGACGGTGCGGCGCGTTGCGGACGCCGAGCCGCCATACGGGGGAAGCGCCGGACGGGGCCGCGTCGAGGCGGCCCCGTCCGGACCCGGCACCCGGGGCGGACCGTCGCATCCGGGTGCCGGTGTACGTGGTCGACGGCCCTTCCGCTTGTCAATACGGAATTCGCAGTGCCGTCTTTCCCTTGACCGCTCCGTGACCAATGGCGAAGAGCGATCGGCGCCCCCGGCGAATCCAGAGCGCGGGAATTCGTTTCGGAATGCCGTCAATACGGTCGAGCACGCAGGTGAAGAGCTGATCGCCGGTGCTCAGCCGCGCGAGACGTTCCGCTCGTAGACCAGTCTGAGGCCGATCAGGGTCAACCAGGGTTCATGCTCATCGATCACTGAGGATTCTCCTAGCACCATGGGCGCCAGCCCGCCGGTGGCGATCACGGTGACGTCCTCCGGGTCCTGGGTCAGCTCCCGCGCCATTCGCCGGACGATCCCGTCCACCTGGCCCGCGAAGCCGTAGAGGATGCCGGACTGCATGGCCTCCACCGTGTTCTTCCCGATCACGCTGCGCGGGCGGGCCAGCTCGATCTTGCGCAATTGCGCCCCGCGTACGCCCAGCGCCTCGACCGAGATCTCGATGCCCGGCGCGATCACCCCGCCCACGTACTCTCCGCGCGCGCTGACCGCGTCGAAGGTCGTCGCGGTGCCGAAGTCGACGACCACGCACGGACCCTCGTACAGCTCGACGGCGGCCAGCGCGTTGATGATCCGGTCGGCGCCGACCTCCTTGGGGTTGTCCATCAGGATCGGCACACCGGTCTTCACGCCCGGCTCGACCAGGACGGACGGCACATCGCCGTAGTAGCGGCGGGTCACCTCGCGCAGCTCGTGGAGCACCGAGGGGACGGTGGAGCAGATGGAGATGCCCGCGATGCCGTCGCCCAGCTCCTCGCCGAGCAGCGGATGCATGCCCATCAGGCCCTGCAGCAGGACGGCGAGTTCATCGGCGGTGCGGCGGGCGTCGGTGGAGATCCGCCAGTGCTCGACGATCTCCTCGCCGTCGAACAGCCCCAGCACGGTGTGGGTGTTTCCGACGTCGATGGTCAGCAGCATGGGCGGCACCGCTTCCGGGCGGGCTGACGGCCGAGGACGAGCCCTGGGGTGGTGGGTGGGGCGACGGGCGGGCGGGGGTTTCCGACGTCGATGGTCAGCAGCATCGCTTACTTCCCCTCGGACTCGCGCAGGTCCAGGCCGATGTCCAGGATCGGGGAGGAGTGGGTGAGCGCGCCGACCGCCAGATAGTCGACGCCCGTCTCGGCGTACGTACGGGCGCCTGCGAGCGTCAGCCGCCCCGAGGACTCCAGCGCGGCGCGCCCGGCGACCAGCTCGACGGCCTCGCGGGTCCGCTCCGGGGTGAAGTTGTCCAGCAGGATGAGGTCCGCGCCCGCCTCCAGGACCGGCGGGATCTGGTCGAGGGTGTCGACCTCCACCTCGATCGGCACGTCCGGGAACTCGGCCCGCACGGCGCCGAACGCCTCCGCCACGCCGCCCGCCGCGATCACGTGGTTGTCCTTGACCAGCGCGGCGTCCGAGAGCGACATCCGGTGGTTGACCCCGCCGCCGCAGCGCACCGCGTACTTCTCCAGGGCGCGCAGCCCCGGGGTGGTCTTACGGGTGTCACGGACCTTGGTCTTCGTCCCGTCGAGGGCGTCCGCCCACGCACGGGTCGCCGTCGCGATACCGGAGAGCCGGCACAGGAGGTTCAGCGCGCTGCGCTCACCGGTGAGCAGGTCGCGGGTGCGGGTACGGACGCTGAGCAGCTTCTGGCCCGCCGCCACCCGGTCGCCGTCCTCGGCATGCCGCTCGACCTCGAACTCGTCCGTACAGACGACGGACAGGATCGCCTCGGCGATCCGCAGCCCCGCGACGGTGCCCGCCTCACGGGCCGTGAAGTCACCGGTGGCGAAGGCGTCCTCGGGGACGGTGGCCACGGTGGTGACGTCCACGCCCTGGTCGAGGTCCTCCTCGATGGCCATGTGCGCGACGTCCTCGACCTGGATGGGGTCGAGTCCGGCACTGATCAGCAGCTCGGCCAGGTCGGGGTCCAGACCGCACTCCATCGGGTCGAGCCCGGAGCCGTCGGCGTCGTCGCCGCAGCCGCAGGCGTCGCCGCAGCCCGCCGCCTCGCCGGGGCGGCCGATCTGCAGCAGCGGCAGGGACACGGATGGCTGGCGGTCTTCGGAGGTGCTGCTCACGGGCGGGACTCCGTCTCGGTTCGGGGGGTGGTCGGTGGGGGAAACGCTTCGGAGTCCGTGGAACGCACATCGAGGGCGCCGTCGGGGCCGAGGGTGACCAGGAGGTGGCGGCGCCAGGCGGCGTCGTCCCGCGCGGGGCGGTCCTCGCGCCAGTGGCAGCCGCGGGTCTCCGCACGGCGGAGCGCGGCGGCGACCAGGACCCGGGCGACCAGATGGAGGTTGGTGGCCTCCCAGGTCTCGACCCCCGGCTCGGCCGTCTTGCCGTCCCGCCGCAACTGCGCGGCGGCGTCGTCGTGGACGCGCGCCAGCCGGTCGGCGGCGCGGGCCAGGCTCTCGGCGGAGCGCAGGACTCCGGCGCCGTGGGTCATGA is a window of Streptomyces violaceusniger Tu 4113 DNA encoding:
- the nadC gene encoding carboxylating nicotinate-nucleotide diphosphorylase codes for the protein MSSTSEDRQPSVSLPLLQIGRPGEAAGCGDACGCGDDADGSGLDPMECGLDPDLAELLISAGLDPIQVEDVAHMAIEEDLDQGVDVTTVATVPEDAFATGDFTAREAGTVAGLRIAEAILSVVCTDEFEVERHAEDGDRVAAGQKLLSVRTRTRDLLTGERSALNLLCRLSGIATATRAWADALDGTKTKVRDTRKTTPGLRALEKYAVRCGGGVNHRMSLSDAALVKDNHVIAAGGVAEAFGAVRAEFPDVPIEVEVDTLDQIPPVLEAGADLILLDNFTPERTREAVELVAGRAALESSGRLTLAGARTYAETGVDYLAVGALTHSSPILDIGLDLRESEGK
- a CDS encoding amino-acid N-acetyltransferase is translated as MSSPLSKVVTVRRARTGDVRAVRRLIDSYVDDRILLDKATVTLYEDIQEFWVAERDEDAEVIGCGALHVMWEDLAEVRTLAVDRTLKGTGVGHLVLDKLLQTARWLGVRRIFCLTFEVDFFTRHGFVEIGETPVDGDVYSELLRSYDEGVAEFLGLERVKPNTLGNSRMLLQL
- a CDS encoding ATP-dependent Clp protease ATP-binding subunit, producing the protein MFERFTDRARRVVVLAQEEARMLNHNYIGTEHILLGLIHEGEGVAAKALESLGISLEAVRQQVEEIIGQGQQAPSGHIPFTPRAKKVLELSLREALQLGHNYIGTEHILLGLIREGEGVAAQVLVKLGADLNRVRQQVIQLLSGYQGKEAATAGGPAEGTPSTSLVLDQFGRNLTQAARESKLDPVIGREKEIERVMQVLSRRTKNNPVLIGEPGVGKTAVVEGLAQAIVKGEVPETLKDKHLYTLDLGALVAGSRYRGDFEERLKKVLKEIRTRGDIILFIDELHTLVGAGAAEGAIDAASILKPMLARGELQTIGATTLDEYRKYLEKDAALERRFQPIQVAEPSLPHTIEILKGLRDRYEAHHRVSITDSALVAAATLADRYISDRFLPDKAIDLIDEAGSRMRIRRMTAPPDLREFDEKIADVRREKESAIDSQDFEMAAGLRDKEKQLLAAKAKREKEWKAGDMDVVAEVDEELIAEVLATATGIPVFKLTEEESSRLLRMEDELHKRVIGQKDAIKALSQAIRRTRAGLKDPKRPGGSFIFAGPSGVGKTELSKTLAEFLFGDEDAMISLDMSEFSEKHTVSRLFGSPPGYVGYEEGGQLTEKVRRKPFSVVLFDEVEKAHPDIFNSLLQILEDGRLTDSQGRVVDFKNTVIIMTTNLGTRDISKGFNLGFAAQGDVKTGYERMKNKVNEELKQHFRPEFLNRVDDTVVFHQLTEEDIIQIVDLMTTKVDERLKDRDMGIELSGEAKKLLAKRGYDPVLGARPLRRTIQREIEDVLSEKILFGELRSGHIVVVDTEGEGEEKKFTFRGEEKSALPDTPPIESAAGGAGPNLSKEA
- a CDS encoding BlaI/MecI/CopY family transcriptional regulator → MPRPLGDLEDAVMTRVWKWNRPVTVREVLEDLQRERSIAYTTVMTVMDNLHHKGWLRREVEGRAYRYAAVSTRAAYSAALMNEAWSTSDNPAAALVAFFGMMSEEQRDQLRDAMRVAQLGETGESPGESGR
- a CDS encoding histone-like nucleoid-structuring protein Lsr2, which gives rise to MAQKVQVLLVDDLDGGEADETVTFSLDGKSYEIDLTTNNADKLRDALEPYTKGGRRTGGRAAGGRGKARAASAGGQDTAKIRAWAKENGYEVNDRGRVPATVREAYEKANG
- a CDS encoding NACHT domain-containing protein; translation: MDPAAIHTLVQELFVAEGPVDRPVRIASLVAFQGDRRTLTERDLPRIASALVNAEQQQGQGQQHPAPEQAQTPAQARPELTDALARTLHALGTVDLDDLRAVRLGPEAFARHLAIAAPDADEGLDADDARTHASLREAVCAHILRFLVRRSPFVTAAEDAAFEERYARDIVAAHDHLTIYGIDLAHSPDSWPLDAAYLSLETEADGGGPSAPAEQALAGRERVLLWGVAGSGKTTLVQRLAVSVARGDLPTPLAGLRGRVPFVLPVRRFRRDGFPEPDGFLSAVRHPHTAAQPPGWAERVLSHGRGLLLVDGVDEAPEDERERLREALRELPARYPGNVWLVTSRPSAVRENWLASELASERFTELKLSPLSREGVTAFIRRWHAAARQDITDRADLDRLSGDEETLLDAVRITRDLGRLATNPLMCGLLCALHRDRRGYLPRGRKALYDAALSMLLERRDRERAMLPPEGIDLPQEPKIQLLQKLAHWMLVNGRSEMDRATAVETLGRHLPAIPHAARQGGPEEIYRHLLNRTGLLREPTPGSVDFVHRTFQDYLSARAVVERHDFDFLIDHAHLDDWEEVIRMSVALARPDECGYLLEGLLAARKDARPVHARHRKLLAAACLEHATELDPEVRSRVHRYTRDLVRPTSLEAARALGWIGPIVLEMLPDPSGVSDEEAHRLAVTATSIADDRAIDYLVRLRDRGSWAVRAQLAGAWRRYDTDRYAEEIIGHLDERELDFPVSDLEELRALRRLGGRPCVQIAGALAPDQLAEGLVAERLTELWLAYDLGADLDLSWLAAFPRLHTLRLSHRNTGVTGVPEGVQVIVAGA
- a CDS encoding SCO3374 family protein — translated: MIHRAHGARPAAPTPAPSSRWYERELGWPTAGSDPVELLTGVAFDVIELPAVAGWAMLRRVPRTGPVAVEGAWMRLLVAPGSADELPGLLDWLEWGGVALDLGAIGAGGRITAPCPSRSWPPPLAAGASGAGASGAGASGERCPQEAAVWLRPPDPRGEVEPTLPRTGFGGDGGAPDLVRLVSAAATECLRTRLVRARPLPRQRRAGKG
- a CDS encoding type III pantothenate kinase, encoding MLLTIDVGNTHTVLGLFDGEEIVEHWRISTDARRTADELAVLLQGLMGMHPLLGEELGDGIAGISICSTVPSVLHELREVTRRYYGDVPSVLVEPGVKTGVPILMDNPKEVGADRIINALAAVELYEGPCVVVDFGTATTFDAVSARGEYVGGVIAPGIEISVEALGVRGAQLRKIELARPRSVIGKNTVEAMQSGILYGFAGQVDGIVRRMARELTQDPEDVTVIATGGLAPMVLGESSVIDEHEPWLTLIGLRLVYERNVSRG